Proteins encoded together in one Microplitis mediator isolate UGA2020A chromosome 7, iyMicMedi2.1, whole genome shotgun sequence window:
- the LOC130672311 gene encoding syntaxin-18 codes for MDVSTLFRASVKSVSIRQKALDDDKSKSPPRKLRHESNFYKKSLAVTTQITRLKEFLLENRPAYLNFSGHLISQARMTDAERDQIDSGAQEIISKCSQLIKELRRDIADQNIGQQHEHQEIMIYLIEEYLNNVCKIYSEQKAIRVKKQLELKSMSKLELNVKAVEESSSILSQKSGLNSTTEEKKSSSANSSPLKVQEMNGDVNSLAYEEELSTEDVQMFEAENEQLYNELNTITEEVKQIESKVVHIAELQEVFTEKVLAQDRDLDKLVSTVVGSTENVKEANEQIRQAIQRNAGLRVWILFFLLVMSFSLLFLDWYNP; via the coding sequence ATGGACGTGAGTACGTTATTCCGAGCTAGTGTTAAAAGCGTGAGCATACGTCAAAAGGCGTTGGACGATGACAAATCAAAATCACCACCTAGGAAATTACGTCATgagtcaaatttttataagaagtCCCTGGCGGTAACGACACAGATAACGAGACTAAAAGAGTTTTTGCTGGAAAATAGACCAgcttatttgaatttttctggACATTTGATTAGCCAGGCGCGGATGACTGACGCTGAGCGCGATCAGATTGACAGCGGAGCCCAAGAAATAATCAGCAAATGCTCGCAGTTGATAAAAGAGCTGAGGCGGGATATTGCGGATCAAAATATTGGCCAGCAGCATGAGCATCAAGAAATTATGATTTATCTAATTGAGGAATACTTGAACAATGTTTGCAAAATTTACTCCGAGCAAAAAGCAATCCGGGTTAAGAAACAGCTGGAACTTAAATCTATGTCTAAATTGGAGCTGAATGTTAAGGCAGTCGAGGAGAGTTCAAGTATTTTATCACAAAAGTCTGGTTTGAACTCAACgactgaagaaaaaaaaagttcatcaGCAAACTCGAGCCCGCTGAAGGTCCAGGAGATGAATGGGGACGTCAACTCGCTGGCTTATGAAGAAGAATTGTCGACGGAGGATGTCCAGATGTTTGAAGCCGAAAACGAACAGCTTTATAATGAACTGAATACTATTACTGAGGAAGTAAAACAGATTGAGAGCAAAGTCGTCCATATTGCTGAGCTCCAAGAAGTATTCACTGAAAAAGTCCTGGCGCAGGATCGCGATCTCGACAAATTGGTATCTACCGTCGTCGGGTCTACTGAGAATGTAAAAGAAGCCAACGAGCAGATACGTCAAGCTATTCAACGCAATGCTGGACTTCGTGTTTGGATTCTTTTCTTTCTGCTCGTCATGTCTTTTTCCCTTCTCTTCCTCGATTGGTACAATCcttag
- the LOC130671696 gene encoding transmembrane protein 209, giving the protein MSDFYSPMRCISPNARLLAPKPQVQQTLDLRQAQSRVKNSITWFLINGALLSILLFDLLYVDATYKQFMWIEWVLVLIFGLNALYHIVSYVIGTFNMRPVVLNPEQKKLLGITNDETLFKSTPLTSEIKSCLPEPISPIINMTTPLNLSRRSLGAGLNESKTYSSPFYCGPGKYSSSPASPKSLNNTSTNNSLSRSLNTSMNGSLTGEGLIQDETELQNYLKDVTERERKTTHSTAVDQPSNLLSSFWSHPAMRNPGEISPLLRRCTYQLAPTIDKTKSSSPGNEEGTSPRGYYGAPDVWRKYRIDSHKVNQWTANLRMWISKTVVERVMIEIDNVNAALIRHGLSDSQLGHVGLDRLRKLAQAQNIVIGIPTLPTLVPFLEISNNQDYLVKRIKELSKGGSMSEFKWCSGGSYNGKPWDTSLPTDTAIIMHLVSSYMDTQLEAPLDQPDARTFTSRYMAKSGSELPRNKGPIIVCQSVNPPHYCLALSGDSLPADYEEIPRGRNNMFHTLLLFLYIIKTRDHGMLGRVNLGMSGINILWVTDD; this is encoded by the exons atgagcgATTTTTATTCACCTATGAGATGTATTTCGCCGAATGCAag attGTTGGCGCCAAAGCCACAGGTACAACAAACTTTGGATCTGAGACAAGCACAATCACGAGTCAAAAATAGTATCACATGGTTTTTGATAAATGGGGCACTGCTAAGTATTTTGTTATTTGATTT ATTGTATGTAGATGCGACGTACAAACAATTTATGTGGATTGAATGGGTTCTGGTATTAATATTTGGACTTAATGCTTTGTATCATATAGTAAGTTATGTAATAGGAACATTTAATATGCGGCCAGTAGTTCTGAACcctgagcaaaaaaaattattaggaaTAACTAATGATGAGACGTTATTCAAATCAACTCCACTGACGAGCGAAATCAAATCATGTTTACCGGAGCCGATTTCGCCGATAATAAATATGACGACGCCGTTAAATTTGAGCAGAAGATCATTGGGTGCTGGATTAAACGAAAGCA AAACTTATTCAAGTCCGTTTTACTGTGGACCGGGAAAGTATTCAAGCTCACCAGCGTCCCCGAAAAGTTTGAATAACACGTCGACGAATAATTCTTTGAGTAGATCATTAAATACATCAATGAACGGAAGCTTAACCGGCGAGGGACTGATTCAAGATGAAACTGAATtacagaattatttaaaagacgTAACGGAACGGGAACGCAAGACCACACACTCGACAGCAGTCGATCAGCCGTCAAATTTACTGAGTTCATTTTGGTCACACCCGGCAATGCGTAATCCTGGTGAAATATCGCCGTTATTACGACGATGTACTTATCAGTTAGCGCCTACgattgataaaacaaaatcatCAAGCCCAGGAAATGAAGAAGGAACATCACCACGCGGTTACTACGGAGCGCCTGACGTCTGGCGTAAATACAGAATTGACAGCCACAAAGTCAACCAGTGGACAGCTAATTTACGCATGTGGATAAGCAAAACTGTTGTCGAACGTGTGATGATTGAAATAGATAACGTCAACGCAGCGTTGATTCGCCACGGGCTGAGTGACTCCCAGTTAGGACATGTGGGATTAGACCGTCTGCGCAAACTGGCCCAAGCTCAGAATATCGTAATAGGAATCCCGACTCTGCCAACTCTGGTACCTTTTCTCGAGATATCAAACAATCAAGACTACCTGGTTAAAAGAATCAAGGAACTGTCCAAAGGTGGGTCTATGAGCGAGTTCAAGTGGTGCAGCGGTGGGTCTTACAATGGAAAACCCTGGGACACTAGTTTACCAACAGACACAGCCATCATCATGCATCTTGTCTCTTCCTACATGGACACTCAGCTCGAAGCTCCTCTAGATCAACCGGATGCCCGGACATTTACTTCCAGGTACATGGCCAAAAGTGGGTCCGAGTTACCGAGAAACAAAGGCCCCATTATTGTCTGCCAATCCGTAAATCCTCCGCACTACTGTCTGGCTCTCAGTGGCGATTCTTTGCCAGCAGATTACGAAGAAATACCTCgg GGCCGGAATAACATGTTCCATACTTTGTTACTCTTCCTCTACATTATTAAGACCCGAGACCATGGAATGCTGGGCAGAGTTAATTTAGGAATGTCTGGGATAAATATTCTTTGGGTTACcgatgattaa
- the LOC130671703 gene encoding LIM and SH3 domain protein F42H10.3 produces MNKSCARCEKTVYPIEELKCLDKIWHKQCFKCQGCSMTLNMRTYKGFNKQPYCEAHIPKAKATTMAETPELKRIAENTKIQSNVKYHAEFEKAKGKFTQVADDPETLRIKQNSKIISNVAYHGELQKKAIMEQKRTMAGENDEQIEYVEYTDGSIAPASSVINANANVNANANTAMPVRTVSPVNKMPGKIADYDPITEARPSPYSARQAATTVIYTSDKGAVTNPPARKIGSVADIDPVNEYYGSLTPGINNNNHVPQQQQPHPPPVQANTLRVYRALYDYEAQDVDEVSFCDGDLILNCTAIDEGWMTGLVQRTGRHGMLPANYVEPAHI; encoded by the exons atgaaCAAGAGTTGTGCCCGGTGTGAAAAAACGGTATATCCTATCGAGGAACTTAAATGTCTTGATAAg ATATGGCACAAGCAGTGTTTCAAGTGCCAAGGATGCAGCATGACCCTCAATATGAGAACTTATAAGGGTTTCAATAAACAACCGTACTGTGAAGC GCACATACCAAAAGCAAAAGCCACGACAATGGCTGAGACACCGGAATTAAAACGTATTGCCGAGAATACAAAGATACAGAGTAATGTTAAGTAtcatgcagaatttgaaaaggCTAAAGGTAAATTTACACAAGTAGCTGACGATCCAGAGACACTGAGGATTAAACagaatagtaaaataatatcaaatgtCGCGTATCACGGGGAGTTGCAAAAGAAAGCAATCATGGAGCAAAAGAGAACGATGGCGGGAGAGAATGATGAACAAATAG AGTACGTAGAATATACAGACGGTTCAATAGCACCTGCGAGCAGTGTTATTAATGCTAACGCTAACGTTAACGCTAATGCTAATACTGCAATGCCGGTGAGAACAGTAAGTCCTGTTAATAAAATGCCAGGAAAAATAGCTGACTATGATCCCATAACTGAGGCTAGACCCAGTCCGTACTCAGCTAGACAAGCAGCCACTACTGTTATCTATACAAGTGATAAGGGCGCAG TAACAAATCCACCGGCAAGAAAAATAGGATCTGTTGCTGACATCGATCCAGTCAATGAGTATTACGGATCTTTAACGCctggtattaataataataatcatgttCCACAACAGCAACAGCCGCACCCGCCTCCGGTACAAGCCAATACTCtg aGAGTCTATCGCGCGTTATATGATTACGAGGCGCAAGATGTAGACGAAGTGAGCTTCTGCGACGGCGACCTTATTCTCAACTGTACGGCAATCGACGAGGGCTGGATGACGGGTCTTGTACAACGAACCGGACGTCACGGAATGTTGCCAGCTAATTATGTTGAACCAGCccatatttaa
- the LOC130671690 gene encoding probable pre-mRNA-splicing factor ATP-dependent RNA helicase mog-4 — protein sequence MSKYRNKKESSSDESDKEEESRKKDIQERDEFAERLLRKDEAKTRKIAMPAGSAAEAAKRLKLMETDARDKLLPKLRVESRRQYLEKRKGDKVAELEADIIDDEYLFDEESLTEREKKDREHKKQLLQLAIGHEKARDLERVQRYHMPLADRKGEKNDLEPDTTENETPQSEQSKWESQQMSSAVYKFGAKDKKRKEDHELLLEDEIEFIQALQMPGSDKIKTEDEEGASRIVESNRLQSIEETQKSLPIYPFKKDLIEAIKEHQVLIIEGETGSGKTTQIPQYLHEAGFTKGDKMIGCTQPRRVAAMSVAARVAHEMAVKLGNEVGYAIRFEDCTSQRTKIKYMTDGTLHREFLSDPSLESYSVIIIDEAHERTLHTDILFGLVKDIARHRPDLKLLISSATLDATKFSEFFDDAPIFRIPGRRYKVDIYYTKAPEADYVDACVVSILQIHATQPRGDILVFFTGQDDIETCQEMLQERTMRLKMNELIILPVYANLPSDMQIKIFQPTPPNARKVVLATNIAETSLTIDNIIYVIDVGYAKQNHFNARTGMESLITVPISKASANQRAGRAGRVAPGKCFRLYTAWAYQHELEDNTIPEIQRINLGNAVLTLKALGIDDLVHFDFLDPPPHEILVLALEQLYALGAINHRGQLTKLGRRMAEFPLDPMMAKMLLASEKYKCSEEIATIAAMLSVTGAIFFRPKDKIIYADTAKKNFHVPGGDHLTLLNVYNQWQQSDFSTHWCYENFIQYKSMKRARDVREQLVGLMQRVEMDLISGLTDTVAIRKSITAGYFYHVARLSKSGNYKTVKHNQTVSIHPNSSLFQELPRWIVYHELVVTAKEYMRQVTEIESAWLAEVAPHYYKPKELEDSTNKKMPKVAGRSAPDGT from the coding sequence ATGAGCAAGTACAGAAATAAAAAGGAATCATCTTCTGATGAGAGTGACAAGGAAGAGGAGAGCCGCAAGAAAGACATCCAGGAACGTGATGAGTTTGCAGAACGACTTCTTCGAAAAGATGAAGCGAAAACGCGTAAAATCGCAATGCCCGCGGGGTCAGCCGCTGAAGCGGCGAAAAGATTGAAGCTGATGGAGACTGACGCTCGGGACAAACTTCTGCCAAAGCTTAGGGTCGAGTCACGTAGACAGTACTTGGAGAAACGTAAAGGCGATAAAGTTGCTGAGCTAGAGGCTGACATTATTGATGACGAGTATCTTTTTGATGAGGAATCTCTGACTGAGAGGGAAAAGAAAGACCGAGAACACAAGAAGCAGTTGCTTCAACTGGCGATCGGGCATGAGAAAGCACGTGACCTTGAACGCGTCCAGCGTTACCATATGCCACTGGCCGATAGAAAAGGTGAGAAAAATGACCTGGAACCTGATACTACAGAAAATGAAACGCCGCAGTCGGAGCAGAGCAAGTGGGAGTCCCAGCAGATGAGTTCTGCCGTCTACAAGTTTGGCGCTAAAGACAAAAAACGTAAAGAAGATCATGAATTACTTCTGGAAGACGAAATTGAATTTATCCAGGCGCTTCAGATGCCTGGCTCtgacaaaattaaaacagaGGATGAAGAAGGAGCGAGTCGTATCGTCGAGAGCAATAGATTGCAATCTATCGAAGAGACACAAAAGAGTTTGCCTATTTATCCGTTCAAGAAGGATCTTATTGAAGCGATAAAAGAACACCAGGTGCTGATTATTGAAGGAGAGACAGGGTCAGGGAAGACGACCCAGATTCCTCAGTATCTACACGAAGCGGGATTTACTAAAGGCGATAAAATGATTGGTTGCACACAGCCGAGACGTGTTGCCGCGATGTCCGTGGCTGCGAGAGTCGCTCATGAGATGGCCGTAAAACTTGGGAATGAAGTTGGATATGCCATTAGGTTCGAAGACTGTACATCCCAGCGTACGAAGATTAAATACATGACTGACGGTACGTTACATCGTGAATTTCTGAGCGATCCCAGTCTTGAATCTTACAGCGTGATAATAATCGACGAGGCTCATGAACGTACGCTGCACACTGACATTCTTTTTGGTCTTGTAAAAGATATTGCGCGTCATCGTCCAGATCTAAAGCTTCTGATATCATCAGCAACTCTTGATGCAACGAAATTCAGTGAATTTTTTGACGACGCCCCGATATTCCGTATTCCTGGACGTCGTTACAAAGTTGATATTTATTACACAAAGGCTCCGGAAGCTGACTACGTTGACGCTTGTGTGGTTTCGATTTTACAAATACACGCGACCCAGCCACGTGGTGatattttggtattttttacaGGTCAAGATGATATTGAGACTTGTCAAGAGATGCTGCAGGAAAGGACGATGCGATTGAAAATGAATGAACTGATAATTTTACCAGTCTACGCAAATTTACCCAGTGATATGCAGATTAAAATATTCCAACCGACACCACCAAATGCACGCAAAGTCGTGCTGGCTACAAACATCGCAGAGACCTCGCTGACAATAGACAACATCATTTATGTCATTGACGTTGGATATGCGAAACAAAATCACTTCAACGCGCGCACGGGAATGGAGAGTTTGATAACAGTTCCCATCAGCAAGGCGTCTGCGAATCAGCGAGCTGGAAGAGCCGGCCGAGTTGCTCCCGGTAAATGTTTCCGTCTGTACACCGCGTGGGCTTATCAGCATGAACTTGAAGACAATACGATACCTGAAATACAGAGAATCAATCTCGGCAACGCTGTGCTAACATTGAAAGCTCTGGGTATTGACGACCTGGTTCACTTTGATTTTCTAGATCCGCCTCCACATGAGATACTGGTCCTCGCACTTGAACAATTGTACGCACTCGGAGCCATCAATCATCGAGGACAACTCACTAAACTGGGTCGTAGGATGGCCGAGTTCCCGCTGGACCCGATGATGGCAAAGATGCTGCTTGCGAGCGAGAAGTACAAATGCTCTGAAGAAATCGCCACGATCGCTGCCATGCTCTCAGTAACTGGAGCAATTTTCTTCCGGCctaaagataaaattatttacgcaGACACGGcgaagaaaaatttccacGTACCAGGTGGCGACCATCTGACGCTACTCAACGTCTACAATCAGTGGCAGCAATCAGACTTCAGCACTCACTGGTGCTACGAGAACTTCATTCAGTACAAATCGATGAAAAGAGCGCGAGATGTACGCGAGCAACTTGTAGGACTGATGCAGCGCGTCGAAATGGATTTAATTTCCGGGCTCACTGACACTGTCGCCATAAGAAAATCCATCACCGCCGGTTATTTTTATCACGTCGCACGTTTATCCAAGAGCGGTAATTACAAGACAGTTAAACACAATCAAACAGTATCTATTCACCCGAACAGTTCGTTGTTCCAAGAGCTTCCCAGGTGGATTGTCTATCACGAACTTGTAGTCACCGCCAAGGAATACATGAGACAAGTTACTGAAATTGAAAGCGCCTGGCTGGCAGAAGTCGCTCCCCATTATTACAAACCAAAAGAACTCGAAGACtcaacgaataaaaaaatgccaaAAGTCGCCGGGAGATCTGCACCAGATggaacataa
- the LOC130671702 gene encoding DNA topoisomerase 3-alpha-like — MPSYNYKCKCNEPAKKSIVKKEGHNKGREFYACAKQPGHNCNFFKWENKNSSQSQEDEGPWDGDGVICICGGPAQKFIVKKDGPNKGRYFYGCPKAQDSTCKFFQWVENVNIEKNTTEYDVDNFEWDDDDDDDPGCPQQSVQNKNDKKQIVVCVCGDPARQFVVKKEGANKGRSFYGCPRGQESTCGFFQWVENVNSDEYDVNDYQWDDDGDDSDDRGALQEPVQKNKNESGEDVVCVCGEPARKFVVKKEGANKGRSFYGCPRGQESTCRFFQWADIDVAARKQPSAVQQPDNNFDCQWDEDDWGDDQNRPADQYNRPLNSGGNQVRCICGQPARKQIVQKDGPNKGKEFYTCSKDSPKSCGFFDWAQDYSTRQPSNQQPSPSQSQKKLVQLKKGTGVKKYGSLF; from the exons atgccgagttataattataaatgtaaatgcAACGAGCCggcaaaaaaatcaattgtgaAGAAAGAAGGTCATAATAAAGGCCGTGAATTTTATGCATGTGCTAAACAACCAGGtcacaattgtaatttttttaaatgggaaaataaaaactctTCTCAGTCCCAGGAAGATGAAGGGCCATGGGATGGTGATGGAGTAATTTGTATATGTGGTGGCCCCGCTCAAAA atttatagtaaaaaaagatGGACCCAATAAAGGTCGGTATTTTTACGGCTGTCCCAAAGCTCAAGACagtacttgtaaattttttcaatgggTAGAAAACgtgaacattgaaaaaaacacAACTGAGTATGacgttgataattttgaatgggatgatgatgatgatgatgatccaGGATGTCCTCAGCAATCAGtacagaataaaaatgataaaaaacagaTTGTAGTTTGTGTTTGTGGAGATCCAGCTCGCCA atttgttGTCAAGAAAGAAGGAGCCAATAAAGGCAGGTCCTTCTACGGTTGTCCCAGAGGTCAAGAAAGCACTTGTGGATTTTTCCAATGGGTTGAAAATGTAAACAGTGACGAGTATGACGTCAATGATTATCAGTGGGATGATGACGGGGATGACAGCGATGATCGAGGAGCCTTACAGGaaccagttcaaaaaaataaaaacgaaagCGGAGAGGATGTAGTTTGCGTTTGTGGAGAACCAGCTCGAAA atttgtggtaaagaaagAAGGAGCCAACAAAGGCAGGTCCTTCTACGGCTGTCCCAGAGGTCAAGAAAGCACTTGTAGATTTTTTCAATGGGCAGATATTGATGTTGCCGCCCGGAAACAACCTTCCGCCGTTCAACAacctgataataattttgactGCCAGTGGGATGAGGACGATTGGGGTGATGATCAAAATAGACCCGCCGATCAATACAATAGACCGTTGAACTCGGGTGGAAACCAAGTCAGGTGTATTTGCGGTCAGCCAGCTCGAAA ACAAATCGTGCAAAAGGACGGCCCGAACAAAGGCAAAGAGTTTTACACATGCTCAAAGGATTCTCCTAAATCATGCGGATTTTTCGATTGGGCGCAAGATTATTCTACTAGACAACCCAGCAACCAACAGCCCAGTCCTTCTCAATCCCAAAAAAAACTCGTTCAACTTAAAAAAGGAACTGGTGTAAAAAAATACGGTtcgcttttttaa
- the LOC130671695 gene encoding F-box/LRR-repeat protein 20 isoform X1, whose protein sequence is MIHSGRTRLEQKVNEIKVHKGIQTVARMEQSTMAGNQWSKHHYPYQHYYHHYHNYYYYHNDHHHRHHHRHQHDQQHHQQQRQRQCCDHHHQQQECLPSSYYMSPSIAQISMGSMKKQSSGVQLTWVFHDDEAQINKKLPKELLLRILSYLDVVSLCRCAQVSKAWNVLALDGSNWQRIDLFDFQRDVEGPVIENISRRCGGFLRQLSLRGCQSIGNNSMKTLAQSCPNIEELNLSQCKKISDVTCAALSSHCSKLQRLNLDSCPEITDLALKDLSDGCRLLTHINLSWCELLTDNGVEALARGCPELRSFLSKGCRQLTDRAIKCLARYCPNLEAINLHECRNITDDAVRELSERCPRLHYVCISNCSNLTDASLLMLAQHCPLLSILECVACTHFTDAGFQALARNCRLLEKMDLEECTLITDATLIHLAMGCPRLEKLSLSHCELITDEGIRQLALSPCAAENLAVLELDNCPLITDASLDHLLQACHNLERIELYDCQLITRSGIRRLRSHLPNIKVHAYFAPMTPPPSAGASRQRYCRCCVIL, encoded by the exons ATGATACATTCGGGGCGTACGAGACTCGAg CaaaaagtaaatgaaataaaagtgCATAAAGGGATCCAGACGGTTGCGAGGATGGAGCAATCGACGATGGCGGGTAATCAGTGGTCGAAGCACCATTATCCCTACCaacattattatcatcattaccacaattattattactatcataatgatcaccatcatcgtcatcatcaccGTCACCAGCATGATCAGCAGCATCATCAGCAGCAGCGTCAGCGGCAGTGCTGCGATCATCACCACCAGCAGCAGGAATGTCTGCCGAGCTCTTACTATATGTCCCCATCGATAGCCCAAATCTCGATGGGTAGTATGAAAAAACAGTCCTCTGGTGTACAG ctAACATGGGTATTTCATGACGACGAGGcacaaataaacaaaaaactgCCAAAGGAATTACTGCTAAGGATCCTATCATATCTTGATGTAGTCTCGTTGTGTCGATGTGCTCAAGTAAGCAAAGCCTGGAACGTTTTAGCTTTAGATGGATCCAATTGGCAGCGAATTGATTTATTCGATTTTCAACGAGACGTTgag GGACCAGTGATAGAAAATATATCAAGAAGATGTGGAGGTTTTTTACGTCAGCTATCCCTCCGCGGTTGCCAAAGTATAGGCAACAACTCGATGAAAACACTCGCCCAATCTTGTCCTAACATCGAAGAATTGAATTTGAGccagtgtaaaaaaatatcagacgTAACTTGCGCTGCGTTGAGTAGCCACTGTTCAAAGTTACAGCGTCTGAATCTAGACTCGTGTCCGGAGATAACCGATCTTGCGCTCAAGGACTTGTCAGACGGCTGCCGACTACTTACTCACATTAATTTGTCTTGGTGTGAGCTGTTGACAGACAACGGGGTCGAAGCACTGGCACGTGGATGTCCAGAGCTGAGAAGTTTTCTAAGCAAGGGCTGCCGACAGCTTACTGATCGGGCCATAAAGTGCCTCGCTCGTTACTGCCCAAACCTCGAAGCAATCAATCTCCATGAGTGCCGA aatATAACTGACGACGCAGTGCGAGAATTAAGCGAACGTTGCCCGCGACTGCACTACGTTTGTATATCAAACTGTTCAAATTTAACAGACGCCTCGTTGCTGATGCTAGCACAACACTGTCCACTCCTCAGTATTCTCGAGTGTGTTGCCTGCACTCATTTCACTGACGCTGGTTTCCAAGCCCTCGCTCGA aactgCAGGCTATTAGAGAAAATGGATCTAGAAGAGTGCACTCTCATCACTGATGCCACTCTCATTCATCTTGCAATGGGTTGCCCGCGACTTGAGAAACTG AGTTTGTCTCATTGTGAATTAATAACTGATGAAGGAATACGACAGCTTGCACTGTCACCATGTGCTGCTGAAAATTTAGCCGTTTTGGAGCTTGATAATTGTCCACTTATAACGGATGCTAGTCTAGATCATTTGTTGCAGGCGTGCCATAATCTTGAACGAATCGAGCTTTATGACTGCCAGTTAATTACTAGATCCGGCATACGTAGACTTcgg tcaCATTTACCAAATATCAAAGTACATGCGTACTTTGCACCAATGACACCACCACCAAGCGCCGGCGCATCTCGACAACGTTACTGTCGTTGCTGTGTTATCCTGTGA
- the LOC130671695 gene encoding F-box/LRR-repeat protein 20 isoform X2, with product MIHSGRTRLELTWVFHDDEAQINKKLPKELLLRILSYLDVVSLCRCAQVSKAWNVLALDGSNWQRIDLFDFQRDVEGPVIENISRRCGGFLRQLSLRGCQSIGNNSMKTLAQSCPNIEELNLSQCKKISDVTCAALSSHCSKLQRLNLDSCPEITDLALKDLSDGCRLLTHINLSWCELLTDNGVEALARGCPELRSFLSKGCRQLTDRAIKCLARYCPNLEAINLHECRNITDDAVRELSERCPRLHYVCISNCSNLTDASLLMLAQHCPLLSILECVACTHFTDAGFQALARNCRLLEKMDLEECTLITDATLIHLAMGCPRLEKLSLSHCELITDEGIRQLALSPCAAENLAVLELDNCPLITDASLDHLLQACHNLERIELYDCQLITRSGIRRLRSHLPNIKVHAYFAPMTPPPSAGASRQRYCRCCVIL from the exons ATGATACATTCGGGGCGTACGAGACTCGAg ctAACATGGGTATTTCATGACGACGAGGcacaaataaacaaaaaactgCCAAAGGAATTACTGCTAAGGATCCTATCATATCTTGATGTAGTCTCGTTGTGTCGATGTGCTCAAGTAAGCAAAGCCTGGAACGTTTTAGCTTTAGATGGATCCAATTGGCAGCGAATTGATTTATTCGATTTTCAACGAGACGTTgag GGACCAGTGATAGAAAATATATCAAGAAGATGTGGAGGTTTTTTACGTCAGCTATCCCTCCGCGGTTGCCAAAGTATAGGCAACAACTCGATGAAAACACTCGCCCAATCTTGTCCTAACATCGAAGAATTGAATTTGAGccagtgtaaaaaaatatcagacgTAACTTGCGCTGCGTTGAGTAGCCACTGTTCAAAGTTACAGCGTCTGAATCTAGACTCGTGTCCGGAGATAACCGATCTTGCGCTCAAGGACTTGTCAGACGGCTGCCGACTACTTACTCACATTAATTTGTCTTGGTGTGAGCTGTTGACAGACAACGGGGTCGAAGCACTGGCACGTGGATGTCCAGAGCTGAGAAGTTTTCTAAGCAAGGGCTGCCGACAGCTTACTGATCGGGCCATAAAGTGCCTCGCTCGTTACTGCCCAAACCTCGAAGCAATCAATCTCCATGAGTGCCGA aatATAACTGACGACGCAGTGCGAGAATTAAGCGAACGTTGCCCGCGACTGCACTACGTTTGTATATCAAACTGTTCAAATTTAACAGACGCCTCGTTGCTGATGCTAGCACAACACTGTCCACTCCTCAGTATTCTCGAGTGTGTTGCCTGCACTCATTTCACTGACGCTGGTTTCCAAGCCCTCGCTCGA aactgCAGGCTATTAGAGAAAATGGATCTAGAAGAGTGCACTCTCATCACTGATGCCACTCTCATTCATCTTGCAATGGGTTGCCCGCGACTTGAGAAACTG AGTTTGTCTCATTGTGAATTAATAACTGATGAAGGAATACGACAGCTTGCACTGTCACCATGTGCTGCTGAAAATTTAGCCGTTTTGGAGCTTGATAATTGTCCACTTATAACGGATGCTAGTCTAGATCATTTGTTGCAGGCGTGCCATAATCTTGAACGAATCGAGCTTTATGACTGCCAGTTAATTACTAGATCCGGCATACGTAGACTTcgg tcaCATTTACCAAATATCAAAGTACATGCGTACTTTGCACCAATGACACCACCACCAAGCGCCGGCGCATCTCGACAACGTTACTGTCGTTGCTGTGTTATCCTGTGA